The following is a genomic window from Alphaproteobacteria bacterium LSUCC0396.
GAAGCAATTGAATTTGGTTATTGTTTGCATACATGGTAAATAGTCTATATAAATCGCGAATATAGCCCGATCTTGGAAACTAGCATAGGGGCCACCTATGAGTGCGCACGAAAAAAGTAAATCTGCATTTGATTTGTTGATGAACCGGGCCTCAGACGTGTTTCAGGCTCTATCACACCCGCTGCGACTGGCTATCTGTTTTGCGCTAAATGACGGTGAAAAATCTGTAGGCCAGCTATGCGAAGCGTTGCATCAGCCACAACACAGTATTTCGCAGCATCTAGCGTTACTGCGGAAACACGAGGTGGTGTTCGCCCGCAAGCAATCACGTCAGGTCTTTTATCAGGTCAACGATCCGCAAGTGCAAAAGCTGCTAAACTGTATTAAAAGCGAAGTTCTGGTGGCAGGGACTAGTAAAATGGAGGAAGCAGCGCCAGCTGCACCAGTTGAATTGATCGCGGCTGACGAGGCTGGCAGGTTCTCAACCGTTTTCAAGACGACGATGCCACGTGGGCAGCATGGCAAGGGCTAGCTTTCGATCCAGATCACGGCTGATCTATCAGCTCACCAATGATGAGCTAGTGATATCACGCCCCGCGATGCCTCATCTTAGCAAGGTCCGTCTTTTTGTGCTGCGTTTCGTGGCTTTGTTGGTTTTATGGCTTGGTATTGCGCTATTGCCGACTGGCACTAATGCTTCGCAAAGTGCCTATCCTGCAGGTCAACTATTGATGATTACTTCGTCAAGTTGTCCTTGGTGTGAGGCTTTTGAGGAGGAGGTTGGCAGAGGCTACTCCCGCACCGAAGAATCTAAGGTTCTGCCGTTACGCCGACATGATTTCTTCGCAAAAATGCCATCTGATCTGGCTCACATGACGCCAGCAACTATGACGCCAACTTTTATAATCATTAAAAATGGTGAAGAAACTGGCCGGATTATTGGTTACCCGGGAGCCGAATTATTTTGGTGGCGTTTGGCGGAATTTTTGCATTGAAAAACTTTGTTGTCATCTTCAGCTTTCTGCAACCGCATGCGTTTGATTTTTTTTGCTAAGTCAAAAAAATCGGAAAGTTGTTTTACAATTTAAAAAAAATATGTTCAGATTTAATATAAATGAAAATTTGCATGTATGTGCAAAAGAAAAATAACGATAGATAAGGTGGGGGATAATGAAAACAGCTGTTGTATCCTTTTTAATGTTTGCTGCTATGGGGTTTGCCACGGCGCATTCAGCTTCTGTGACTATCAGGGATCCTGGCTTAGTGGCCTACACTATTGTCGATGATGTCTCGATACCCAAATCTTTGACTGGAAAAGCAGGCGATCCAGCGAATGGACGTAAGTTGGCAATAAGCCGCAAAAAGGGCAATTGTCTGGCCTGCCATGCTATGCCTATTCCTGAGCAACAGTTCCATGGTGAAACTGCCCCATCCCTCTATGGTGTTGGAAAGCGATTGAGCGAGGGTGAATTGCGCATGCAGTTGGTAAACGCAAAGGTTACTAACGATAGCACGTTAATGCCGTCTTTCTACAGAACCTACGGTTTTAATTCGGTGTTGAAGAAATTTGCAGGCAAATCAATTCTAGAGGCGCAAGAAGTTGAAGACATAGTTGCCTATTTGCAGACGTTGCAGACTGATCAATAAGCGGGAGTAAATTGAGATGAAAAAAAATTTGGAAATGCGTGAAATTTCGAGACGCCACGCCCTTGGGATGATTGTTGCCGCTGGTTCTGTTGTGGCTACTGGTTTGCCGGCATTCGCCGACGGCGCTGCAGTCGCATCAAAAATTAAGGGATTAACGGGAGCCAAGTCGATTGGGGAAGGCTCCATTGAGTTGGACCTTCCAGAGATTGCCGAGAATGGAAATGCGGTAAAAGTCG
Proteins encoded in this region:
- a CDS encoding ArsR/SmtB family transcription factor, with amino-acid sequence MSAHEKSKSAFDLLMNRASDVFQALSHPLRLAICFALNDGEKSVGQLCEALHQPQHSISQHLALLRKHEVVFARKQSRQVFYQVNDPQVQKLLNCIKSEVLVAGTSKMEEAAPAAPVELIAADEAGRFSTVFKTTMPRGQHGKG
- the soxX gene encoding sulfur oxidation c-type cytochrome SoxX: MKTAVVSFLMFAAMGFATAHSASVTIRDPGLVAYTIVDDVSIPKSLTGKAGDPANGRKLAISRKKGNCLACHAMPIPEQQFHGETAPSLYGVGKRLSEGELRMQLVNAKVTNDSTLMPSFYRTYGFNSVLKKFAGKSILEAQEVEDIVAYLQTLQTDQ